The Setaria viridis chromosome 6, Setaria_viridis_v4.0, whole genome shotgun sequence genome includes the window GCCTAGCCTGAGCCGAGCAGCCGCCATCGGACCTcctccgcacgccgccgcctacGCCCGTGCGCGCCGCCTGTTGCTGCCTGTGGCCACCGGGTGCCGCCTGCTGCCGTTGGCCGCCCCCCGCCCGTGCCACGCTACGCCCGCACGCGCCTGGagatcgccgccgcccgagccgctcGACACCCGCATGCACCTgaaggccgccgcctcccgagCCGCTCgatccgcgccgcccgcgctcgATCCGCCGCGGgaacgcccgccgccgctggatcCGTGCGCGGGATAGGTGGGGAAAAGTCCTCGCCAGTTGGATCTGGCCGGagaagctcgccgccgccgccgcctggtggGCCCACCGCGGgtgctagggtttcgggtgagAGGTGGGTGGAGCAcaggagaggagggaggtggtGGGAAAGATGGGCTTTAGATACCAATTGTTGGCCCAAATGGATCTCTTTCTCATTCCTCTAAGGGCAATACCCCAGTTTTGGTGCATATATAGGTTGCCAACCAAGAGGTACTTGGTGGCTGAGTAAAGGGGTAAAATAGGAATAAAAACTAATAGAGCTACTAGACTTAACTAACAAAGACACTTGAAGGCTAATAATACGAATTTCTGTGGGATGCAGAATGATTGCTACCTGAAGGTAAAAAATGGTTATTTATTGTGATCTGGCAGTAAAGAACTCTTGAAAAAATAGTCTATGACTCTGTACTATCCATTTATCCATGAGACATCAATTAACAATCCTGAGTGAAATTGATTTAGCTGCGCATGTATGTTTGGTTACAgagtcaaaacaaaaaaaaagaaaaaatttcatACTCTTCCACTGATGAAATAAGACAGTGTACCCATTGTGGTATAATTATCCTTAGGGATTCAAGTGAGAACAAAAGGCACTGCACCTTGGACAAGAAGTGTTCAAGAGATGCAACAACAGTGACCAGAGCTGGATCAAGCCCAATCTCCTCTTTTGACTCCCTTAATGCTGTTGCTACGTCATCTGCATCACCCTCCTCTGCCTTCCCTCCTGGCAGTGAAACTTCACCTGGAATCCCATATGGAGGAAACAAAATCATAATCAAATGCATAGAAGTGGTCAACACAAACTTAACCAAGAATTCAAATACTACATTCTTCACGTTTCTGTAGCAAGTTAATCCCAAATGTAGGAGCTGATTTGAGGTCAGCAAGCTTTCTAGAGCAAACAGGAAGATAGGACAAATTCACTCATGTCTTGAGATGAAGCTGTGCACCATTTGTAAACTTGATTGTCCAATTATAGAAGCTATTATATTGTTTTTAGAAGAAGTATCTGAATACGGTAGGAAGCTTTGTTGCCTGAATTTAGGTGGCAGCTAAGCTTAATCTACATCAAGGGACAAATCCAAGTAATTAGTTCCTGAGATGAAAGGCTTGTTCTGACTCATCACTAGAGTTAAGGCAGGAGGACAATGGTAATGCAATGCAGTCTTTTAAACGGTCAGCTAGATTTTCTATTTGAAACACCACTAAAAGAACTCGAAATTCTCACTTGATTAATATATGCTATATTCTCCTAATTCTTTGGCTCATTTTCAGTCGGGAAATTCACAAAGCTGCATGACTGAAACGGCGACTTATCAGAGTACGAAAAAGAAGAGACAAAAGATTGTAGCATCGCGTGGACCATCGAAACATTTCCACCGTACAAAAAGATTCTAACATCGTGCCAAGATTCGGATCAACCGTACCCAATCCGCCAGTCGAGTCCACACGAAGGCAAAGGACGGAACAAGGGCAAGCGAGGAAGCGAGCGAGACGCTCACCGGAATGGGTGGAGAGTGACGACGAGCGCTTGGTGAGGATGAcgcggagctcgccggcggcagcccGGAAGAGGCAGACGAGCACGGCGGCCCTCCGCGGCCGGAAcagctgctcgccgccgtcgatCGCGGGGGTCCCCGCCGGTGCGGGGTCGTAAGGGGATGGCCCCGCCTGGTGGAGCCTCAGCCGCCGGATGAGCGCGCCCATTtccacgccggcgccggagccctCCCCCGCCATGGCCGAGATCGGGGGGAGTTGGTGGGAGTGGCGGAgggggtttggtttggtttggtttggtttgggcgGTGACCTTTCCGTGTCCGTTTCGTGGCTGATTGGTTGATGCCGACATTTTGCCACGTTTTCCTAATAAAAAGAGGGCTCCTCCGCCGAAATCCCTATTGGGCGCGCGCGCCGCAACCCAACTACAGCGAACGGACACGCGTCGCGCAAAGACTCCACGCACGTGCGACCCTATCCGTTCAAGGCTTCCGCCCCTCCGTCCCCTTCCTTCCGACGGCGACCGCTCAAGGACCAGGATGCCCGGGTGAAGGCGGCTGAGGCGGGAGGTGGATGGAGCGGCCGCGGGCGAGTGGCTGCCGGCCACTGCCGACGAATGTGGGGAGATTAGGGTTTGGAGTTTGGGGTTGTTGGGTTGGGGGATTCCAATCGCTGGCGGCCTTAGAGGATGgtcgggggcggtggcggcccggCGGTGGTTGCAGGTTGCGGGCGGCGATGGCACCGCCGGTCGGGTGGTGGAGGATCCTCGATGGGCGATGCTGACGGTGGAGGTGAGTCACGACAGCGGTTAGGAAGGGCGGGGTGGGAGGCGGGCGGagcggcacggcacggcggTGTGGCGCCGTCGGCCGCGGGTGGTGTGTTcttggaaggaagaaagaagaagaaagaacagAAACTACGGCGCGCACGCTACACTTTGCCCAAGTTTCATGTAGgcctgttcacttcagcttattcagccggcttatcagccaccaaacagtgttttactctcacaacaaatcagccgtttcagcttttcaaccggcttataagctgaagcgaacaggcccacgaTAAAAACATGTCTTCAGCCTAGGCAGAGACCTTATGCTCACTCAAGTCGGAATTGAATTAACAAAGAACAATGGATATCCTCCAAGTACTTCTCTTTGATTCACAGAAACAAGCTTACAAGCACAGTGCGTCAATTTTTTCCTACCTGAAAAATGCCAATCTAGGTTGCGATTCTTTTTCATGCAATAGATTTCCATCAACTTTAGGTGACGCAGCTAAGTTGTTGGCCACCAAGATTGAGATACAATCAACAAAAATCGCATGAACTACGTAACACTAAAACTGCTTGTAACTTGTAAGCCATAAAACTAGTATGCCCGCTATCACAGTCTCTAGcagtattcttttttttttcttttgaaaaaagtAAAGGTGGCTCACAGGTACACTGAACTAGCTAATGATGGCCAAAGACAAAGCTTAACTGCAACTACAAGACCAAGCGGCTTTAGAATAGCCAACGTCTTCCGACGAACAGCATGATTTGCATCTGGCTCGATCATCTGTCCTACATCTTCCTAAATTGGTCAATCCCTGCCACCGAAGATGCATCTGGTTTATATGCCCTGAACAGAACATAAGGCACACACAATTTGTTCATGAAACGACACAGAGGGAAGATCTTTGCATTTGTCGAAACAAACTCTCCTATAGTCCAGGCATATAGGAGAGGTCAACACAGTTTAAGACATGGCTGGGAGCATTATATTCTGAAGTGTGAGTACCAAGTCGTTGCCTATGTGCAATTCTGTATTCATTATTTCCCTTAGCTTAAGGTCATCACATTTCCTACATGTCAATGGTGTGCTTAAAGTTTGCCAAATGGATGTCTGTAACTAGGTAGCTACTACAGCACATACTTTGTCACAACTAAGTCAAACACAAAGCAGAGGTTGTTTTAGAGAACACTGATCTAGGCACTTCCAATCATAAGTCAAACAGAAAGCAGACTTCTTATAGAGAATCCACGCACTTCTGATCTTGTCCAAAGTTTCACCCACCATCAGATTCATGTATTGGCCTGTGACCATTTTGGTGTTGGCCTCACAATGGAAATGAGTACATAGATTTTCCTGCCCTCACTGTGCCATATACGTACATGGCCATATCATTATCAGACATGCTTTCAGAATCCCCATGTTTGCACCAGAGTTACAGTTTCAATGCAGAGGCACACACAGCAAGGCAGACCATCTCCCATTTGTAACTAACACTGATTGAATAACAGAACTGGACAGTAACACTTGTGAACGCACTCCTTTCACCAAGTGCATATGTGTATCACTCGGTACTGAGATCAACCTTCAACtaaattagtctccatcatTGCGCCAGAAAGTGCAATGATGCACGTCAATGACAGGTGACCATGTATGAAGACCATTCCTGTTGCCAAGGGATTTCAGTGCTCAATTGCCATATACGCAGCCATGGGGTGGCCAGAATGCTGCTCCAAGGTGGACAGTGGCACCACAAAAACTGTGGCTCCCTTTTTGCCATGTTGTGTTTCATAATCCTACAAACCTGACTTAAGCGAGAATGTTGGGTGCAAACAGCTTAGGGCATCACAAGCTACCTACCATGAGTATGGTTGCTTAGCGCTTGTGTTTCTCTATAAcaactcttttcttttctccatgCTTTCAGCGTCCATTGTACTCAGGCTGGAGTTATGCAAATGTCAGACTTTCACAAACTTCCTCAGTAAAAGAATCTAAGCTTCATGACATTCCAGACGTGGTTGTACACAAGAAAATAATTGGAACTATTGGCCTTTCATAGACCAACTGCATGATCTGTGGAGTCCAGAAAAGCTTCTGTCGTGGCAGACCAATTGAGACATCTGACAAACACATTAAAGAAGCCCATGCCAATCTCTATGTGTACCCTTTGCACGGGACAAGAAGGAAGCAGTATGTGAAAAAGTTTAATTACGAATAAGAGCTCAGAATAAGAAATGAAAATTATTACTATCTGCATCATAAATGTATATAGGCAGCAAATTGCATAGGGCTTCACCATGCATGATAGCAAATAGCCAAGCCACATCACTAGAAGATGTACAACTTGAAAGTTGCCCTGTTAATTAAAGCTCTTACTACTATTTGGATTTTGGATCTCCTAGGTGCAAATTACAAGCACAAAAGTTGAATCAAATAAATATTAACATAAAAAGTATCTATTTTGTGATCCACATTAACTTTAAGAGATTCTATAACTTCCATTAACTTTAAGGCATTCTATAACTTCCAAAGATTTCTACCCAATGCCAATAGAAACAATGTATAACACTAGCTGGATAAGAATGAAACGTACACAACAAAAAGTTGCAGGTCATGTATCACTGGATTTTGTCACAAGAATCTCTTCGTCTTCCAAAGAACAAAGCCTCCGTGCCACCTGAAGCAGCGTTCTTAGCATCTCATAGATTTCATCCATCCTTGGATGTGATCTGTCCTCTGCATTGAATGAATGCAGCTCATTTTTCACCTCAATCCAGCTCCATCCAGGAACTTTGCTTAATCCCCTATTCTTCATCACCTTCTGCAATGTTGCTCTGTCACTCCACATACCAAGACCAGAATACATGCTGGAGAGAAGAACATAGGTGGAGTGCTGTCGAGGTTCTGCTACAAGTAAATGGCTTGCCACGTCGCTTGCTAGTTCCATATTCCCATGGATTTTGCAAGCACCTAAAAGGGTCATCCAAACCATGGCATCTGGTTGGAATGGCATTGACTCAATAAGCTCTTTTGCCTTGTCAAGCTGCCCAGCCCTCCCATAGAGGTCAACACCACATGCATAGTGCTCCATTCGCAGAGGAATTCCATACCTAGTTTCCATAGTATTGAGAATTTCTGACCCTTCATCTACAAGACCGGCATGACTGTAGGTGGTAATTAGGCCAACAAAGGTAACATGATCCAGAGGAACCTTCAGTCCCAGCATTTCATTGAACAAGTTGGTCACTGCCTGTGCCTGGCCATGTTGTGCATAACCAAACATCATAGAGTTCCAGGGCACCGAGCTACTCTTATCTGCCTCTTCAAAGGACTTTCTTGCATCACCAAGCATTCCACTCTTAGAATACATGAAGATCAGTGAGCTTGAAACAAAGTCATTGGAAGCAAAACCAGATTGGATGACTAAACAGTGTATTTGTCTACCTAGCTGAAGCACAGCAAGGTCTGAGCAGGACCGCAGAGCAGCAGAGAATGCAAACTCATCTGTCTTAATATTTTCTGACCGCATGCATCTGAAGAATCTCAAAGCGTCAGCATTCAAACCATGCTGTGAATATCCAGTTAACATAGAGTTCCAGGAGACTGTGTCCTTCAGCACCAAAGAATTAAAGCACTTGTATGCATCTTCCATCATACAGTTCTCAGTGAATCTAGTGTACATGGCAATCAGAGCATTGCAAACATGTGTGACTCCTTCCAACCCAATCTTGATCACCAAACTATGAATTCCCCTCCCTCGGTGATCGTCACGCCCGTGCTCTGAACACACACTTATGATACTTGTGAAGCTATACATGTCAGGATGGACTCCACTCTCTTGCATCATCCTGACAAAGAATTCCATTGCCTCGTCATCCATCCCATGGTAAGCATAGGCTCCAAGCATAGAATTCCATGATATCAAATCCCTACTCTCAATTCCATCAAAGATCCTTCTAGAGTCAGCAAGGGCCCCACACTGCGAGTACGCAGTGATTGCTGCATTCAACACAGCCAAACCCAAGGTTTCTCCATACTTTACAATCTTCCCGTGCAGTTCTTGCATCAAGAAACAGCAGTTTGGACCCTCAACTGCAGCGAGCAACGCGGCAAATGTCGCTTCATCTGGGGCCAACCCCTCCCTTTCCATCTCAAGAAACAGCGCCATCGCCTGTGCCAGATTCCCAGACTCCGAGTACCCAGCAATGAGCGCGTTCCAAGAGATGGTATTCCGCTCGGGCATTCCACCGAACACGCGGCGAGCATCGCTCAACCGGCCGCATTTCGCGTAGACATCGAGCAACGCGCTAGCGGGGATGACGTCGTCGGCAAGGCCGGACTTGACGGCGAATGACTGCAGCTGGGCGCCGAGCGCggggcggcgcgccgcggcggcggagcggagcgCGGAGCCGAGGGCGAAGGTGCTGGCGGCGAGGCCCCGCGCGTGCATGtcccggaggaggcgccatgCTTCCGggtgcgcgccggcggcgacgtgcgCAGCGAGGAGGGAGTTCCAGGAGACCGCGTCGGGGAGGGGAATCTCGTCGAAAACCCGGCGCGCGGAGGCGaggccggagccggaggcggaGTACGCCGTGAGGAGCTGGTTCCAGGGCGTGGGGGAGGAGATGCCGGACTTGAGGAGGGCGGCGTGGGACTTTGCCGCGGCAAGGGTGAGGTggtgacggtggcggcgcatgCGCAGCGTTAGCGGAGGTGACGGCGCGGCGACTGCGCGGGCATTTGCgaaggcggaggcgcggagccATGGGGTTGGCCACAACTGGTGGTCTCGGTCCCACCTGTCATTGAGGCAAAAATAGCGAACCGGTTTGATCCCCAAATTGAACCCATGACTTTGCCAAAGCTATCAGAAGTGTACAGTTATTTTCATAGGTGCGAGAGCTTAAATTAGTACAAATTTGTTTTGGATTGTGTTTATTTTGTGTTACAGTGCTGTAAAAGtgtccttttaaaaaaaatttagacaCATCGATACTTTTGAGAAATGACCATGTTAGACACTCATACTAGTTGTGATTCAAAGCCGTCTTATCTATTTGATTTTCTGGATCCTGCACGTACATTAAAATTGGAGAAATAAAATCAATTGATCATTAGATTATATTAGCTTCACACACTTCTTCACACATTTTTTATTAGTGTGAGCGTTGCTTTAATTAGATGAGACTTACTAGGTGCTAAAAGAACAACAAAATTTAAAGGCTAAAAGAACACTTATTTTAGGACGAAGGAAATACGTGGTTTCGCGATTCAGCCGGTAACAATCCAGAAATTCTAAGCATGTCATGGCATATATTAGTGTGAGTCTTTGCATTATTTGTAGCATCTTTGCATTAGTTGAGCCTAATTGAAATATattgaatttaaatttaaattaaaACTTGATTTGCTAACAAATGCTTAAAACTTATATTTTCACCATAACACCTATGCTCGGAGATAGCTAGATAAAATAGCACTCTTCGTAACATGAATTTAGATGATGTTTTTTGGATTTTAGAAACCATTTTGAGGGGACAGCTTACCCGAAAACTAAAGTATGGTATTTCGGAaagttttatttcaaatatTCAAAGCAAAATAGGCCGCACATGGTTTATTATAGTTATATGTAATGTTACAGAATTTTTAGAGCTCCCTGATACGATAGATGGATAGAGTAGTTCATATTTTTTGTTTGACCGACTTGTGTCATTCTTTTGTAATTTTTAGGGATGGCAATGACACCTATAGGTTCACGTGCTAATGGGTTTGGCACCCAGTGGATTGAGTGTGGGTGTAACATTTCACCCATGGGTCTAGATCCGACCTCCTGCCCATAGGTTGGGGTGGGTGTAGAATTTCACCCATAGGCCTGAAATCCATTAAAACCTTAGACATAACTTATATTAAAGTATTAAAATATACTAATCTACTGAACTTTTGATGTTGTATTTGTTGATGTATCATGTATTATAACGTGAAAGTTTAGCTCGATACTCTATTAGACTATATTGAAGTGGAATTGTGTATCTACTATTATAGTAGAGACAACATTAAGGTGATCGAAAGAAAGGGAATGGTAAAGGCTTGCTTTTGTGGCAAACTTCTCATCTAGCTTGATGGGAGTATTTGTGGCGAGTCCAAGATTTTAActaagagagacttggtgatcggGAATATATTCGTGGTGGAGCTCAAATATTGATTAGGGGTGACATTTACCTACCAACTCTACGAGATAAATCGTCATGCCGAGTTTGCATCCTCTCTTACCCACTTCTTTACATTTTCCCACATTTCATACTGCAACTTGAGTTCttatttagagtaatttttgttaggattggctcttcgttgcaaaatatttttatggGTGGGTTCTTTCACaatagatcaaccatagatatACTCCTAAATAGCATGTTCTAATGAACTTCGATGCAAAGTAGTATAAGCTATAAATTAAAGTTTTAAATTTATCTAATTCACTCATTCTCCATCTTAGGTTATACATACGAGTGCGATTCCTTTTAATAAGCTAAGGAGAAGCGCAAACTCATGTGCTCTCAAGGGAACAAAAGAAGATCAAGAACTGCCTATGATTTTATAATGATGTTTAGATTAACCTTTTCCTACCTTAACTACTGCTGGAGGGTTCTCTTGAGCTCATACTTTGAGCGTGAATTTCCTCCTCACACATAGTTACAGGCCTCTGATGTTTTAAATGTACCAT containing:
- the LOC117862175 gene encoding nudix hydrolase 15, mitochondrial — protein: MAGEGSGAGVEMGALIRRLRLHQAGPSPYDPAPAGTPAIDGGEQLFRPRRAAVLVCLFRAAAGELRVILTKRSSSLSTHSGEVSLPGGKAEEGDADDVATALRESKEEIGLDPALVTVVASLEHFLSKHLLVVVPVIGILSDIQAFIPVLNVAEVDEIFDVPLEMFLKDENRTSEEREKMGQAFTVHYFTYTKGNQKYLIWGLTARILIHAASVVYERPPDFPEGNAHFNLPKYTKDCSSMLAGLAKH
- the LOC117859890 gene encoding putative pentatricopeptide repeat-containing protein At3g25970, with product MRRHRHHLTLAAAKSHAALLKSGISSPTPWNQLLTAYSASGSGLASARRVFDEIPLPDAVSWNSLLAAHVAAGAHPEAWRLLRDMHARGLAASTFALGSALRSAAAARRPALGAQLQSFAVKSGLADDVIPASALLDVYAKCGRLSDARRVFGGMPERNTISWNALIAGYSESGNLAQAMALFLEMEREGLAPDEATFAALLAAVEGPNCCFLMQELHGKIVKYGETLGLAVLNAAITAYSQCGALADSRRIFDGIESRDLISWNSMLGAYAYHGMDDEAMEFFVRMMQESGVHPDMYSFTSIISVCSEHGRDDHRGRGIHSLVIKIGLEGVTHVCNALIAMYTRFTENCMMEDAYKCFNSLVLKDTVSWNSMLTGYSQHGLNADALRFFRCMRSENIKTDEFAFSAALRSCSDLAVLQLGRQIHCLVIQSGFASNDFVSSSLIFMYSKSGMLGDARKSFEEADKSSSVPWNSMMFGYAQHGQAQAVTNLFNEMLGLKVPLDHVTFVGLITTYSHAGLVDEGSEILNTMETRYGIPLRMEHYACGVDLYGRAGQLDKAKELIESMPFQPDAMVWMTLLGACKIHGNMELASDVASHLLVAEPRQHSTYVLLSSMYSGLGMWSDRATLQKVMKNRGLSKVPGWSWIEVKNELHSFNAEDRSHPRMDEIYEMLRTLLQVARRLCSLEDEEILVTKSSDT